Proteins found in one Miscanthus floridulus cultivar M001 chromosome 4, ASM1932011v1, whole genome shotgun sequence genomic segment:
- the LOC136550950 gene encoding uncharacterized protein, producing MRSSSHCESYCAPPLCYLPCLPKSKDDAGGDPKSASPSPAAVAEDKPPVVQKIEESAAAAATGGYGVGDDDKCYREVAVAPKSCLKRANCEDSSKIAAKGNVKWRDLLGKDLTQVKEFEPSESGDSDDEEYAGTCACVIQ from the exons ATGAGGAGCTCTTCCCACTGTGAGAGCTACTGCGCTCCTCCCCTGTGCTACCTCCCCTGCCTCCCCAAATCCAAAGACGATGCGGGCGGTGACCCGAAGTCCGCGTCCCCGAGCCCCGCCGCTGTCGCCGAGGACAAGCCGCCGGTGGTCCAGAAGATCGAGGaatctgcggcggcggcggcgaccggcgGCTATGGCGTCGGTGATGATGACAAGTGCTATAGGGAGGTGGCGGTGGCTCCCAAGAGTTGCTTGAAGAGGGCTAATTGCGAGGACAGCAGCAAGATTGCGGCGAAAGGCAATGTGAAGTGGAGGGATTTGCTGGGGAAGGATCTCACACAGGTCAAAGAATTCGAGCCAAG CGAATCTGGAGACTCGGACGACGAAGAATATGCCGGCACCTGCGCCTGCGTAATCCAATGA
- the LOC136548061 gene encoding uncharacterized protein — MAEEALTEPLLPRSTPPAYSTVNIAAPTTGTAPAHRRATNVAAAATVKYPAFAVDRDATLENASASTTAALASSSSPTTPWEDRPANLPPVAVHREDAHAAALENASAPTTAALTSASLRRRVGKIAAPTPSTATPLSKAPPPLLRRRPRLAAAPTSWPLSALPEAGC, encoded by the coding sequence ATGGCGGAGGAAGCTCTCACCGAGCCACTACTTCCCCGCTCCACACCCCCCGCGTACTCCACCGTCAACATTGCGGCCCCTACAACCGGGACGGCCCCGGCACACCGCCGCGCCACCAACGTCGCGGCCGCTGCTACGGTGAAGTACCCCGCGTTTGCCGTCGACCGTGACGCCACCCTCGAGAACGCCTCCGCCTCCACCACGGCCGCTCTCGCGTCGTCCTCCTCTCCGACGACGCCTTGGGAAGACCGCCCCGCCAACCTCCCGCCCGTCGCCGTCCACCGCGAGGACGCCCACGCCGCCGCCCTCGAGAACGCCTCCGCCCCCACTACGGCCGCTCTCACGTCGGCCTCCCTTCGACGACGAGTTGGCAAGATCGCCGCGCCAACGCCGTCCACCGCGACGCCGCTCTCAAAGGCCCCTCCGCCTCTCCTTCGGCGACGCCctcgcctggccgccgcgccaaCCTCCTGGCCTCTCTCGGCCCTGCCGGAGGCTGGATGTtga